The following nucleotide sequence is from Acinetobacter equi.
TTGCGAGCAATGTGCGAACGAACATGTAATTCAACCTTAAGAATTATTCATTAACATTGTGATAAATCGCTATAAGTATTACAGAAAAGAAAATCTGTTGCAGTAATTCTTTTGTTTAAATATCAGTTTTATCATTTATCTGTATCGAATTTTAACATGATGCTGAGTTATTCAAATCAGAACCTTTTTGTTATGATGTGGCCAAGATTAAAATTTAGATAGGAAAGTAAATGACAGCTTTAAAGAATGATCGTTTTCTACGTGCTTTATTGCGAGAACCTGTAGATACAACACCAGTATGGATGATGAGACAAGCAGGACGTTATTTACCTGAATATAGAGAAACTCGTGCTAAAGCAGGTGATTTTTTATCACTCTGCAAAAATACAGAATTTGCTTGTGAAGTTACATTACAGCCTTTGCGCCGTTATGATTTAGATGCTGCAATTTTATTTTCAGATATTTTAACTGTACCTGATGCTTTAGGTTTAGGTTTGTATTTTGAAGTTGGTGAAGGCCCTAAATTCCATAAAACAGTTCGTACTGAACAAGATGTTGCGAATTTACCAAAATTTAATGCTAAGTCAGATTTAGACTATGTAATGAATGCTGTTTCTACCATTCGTTCTGCATTGGGTGGACAAGTTCCTCTTATTGGTTTCTCTGGTAGCCCTTGGACTTTAGCAACATATATGGTTGAAGGTGGATCGAGTAAAGATTTCCGTTTTACTAAACAAATGATGTATGCACAGCCAGAAGTATTACATGCACTTTTAGACCGTCTAGCTGATGCAGTGATTGATTATTTAAATGCTCAAATTGATGCTGGTGCACAAGCTGTAC
It contains:
- the hemE gene encoding uroporphyrinogen decarboxylase, which encodes MTALKNDRFLRALLREPVDTTPVWMMRQAGRYLPEYRETRAKAGDFLSLCKNTEFACEVTLQPLRRYDLDAAILFSDILTVPDALGLGLYFEVGEGPKFHKTVRTEQDVANLPKFNAKSDLDYVMNAVSTIRSALGGQVPLIGFSGSPWTLATYMVEGGSSKDFRFTKQMMYAQPEVLHALLDRLADAVIDYLNAQIDAGAQAVQIFDSWGGALAHREYLEFSLKYMQKIVAGLQREKDGRKVPVILFTKGGGQWLEPMIATGADAFGLDWTTPLNVARQTVNGRAALQGNLDPATLYASPENIAKATKAMLDDAYANGEKTGYVANLGHGITQWVDPANPKAFIDTVHEYSAKYL